A region from the Chitinophagaceae bacterium genome encodes:
- the floA gene encoding flotillin-like protein FloA (flotillin-like protein involved in membrane lipid rafts) yields the protein MEALILLFACIIGFFTLIYFVPLNLWITAIFSNVRVSLLDLILMRIRKVPPSIIVNSLITATKAGILVLDSEGSTKRRPLKTTDLETHYLAGGNVPQIIRALISADKANINLTFKQATAIDLAGRDVFEAVQISVNPKVIDTPSVAAVAKDGIQLIAKARVTVRANISQLVGGAGEETVLARVGEGIVTSIGSAKSHKEVLENPDKISKLVLSRGLDAGTAFEILSIDIADVDVGANIGAKLQIDQATADLKIAEARAEERRAMAVALEQEMIAKAQEARAKVIEAESEVPLAIAESFRSGNLGIMDYYRMENMKSDTAMRDSISGKTNKVDKKKE from the coding sequence ATGGAAGCATTAATTTTATTATTTGCATGTATAATAGGCTTTTTTACGCTTATTTATTTTGTACCATTAAACCTATGGATCACAGCTATATTTTCAAATGTAAGAGTGAGTTTATTAGATCTTATTCTTATGAGAATACGAAAAGTACCACCAAGTATTATAGTAAATTCATTAATTACAGCAACAAAAGCCGGAATATTAGTTTTGGATTCCGAAGGAAGTACAAAACGCAGACCGCTTAAAACTACAGATCTAGAAACACATTATTTAGCTGGCGGAAATGTTCCTCAAATTATCAGAGCATTAATATCTGCAGATAAAGCAAATATAAATCTTACATTTAAACAAGCAACCGCAATAGATTTAGCAGGAAGAGATGTTTTTGAAGCAGTTCAAATATCTGTAAACCCTAAAGTTATTGATACCCCATCTGTGGCAGCTGTCGCTAAAGACGGTATTCAATTAATAGCGAAAGCAAGAGTAACAGTACGTGCTAATATATCCCAATTAGTAGGAGGAGCAGGAGAAGAAACAGTATTAGCAAGAGTCGGAGAAGGAATAGTAACCTCAATAGGATCCGCAAAGAGTCATAAAGAAGTATTAGAAAACCCAGATAAAATATCAAAATTAGTTTTGTCTAGAGGATTAGACGCGGGAACTGCATTTGAAATATTATCTATAGATATTGCAGACGTAGATGTAGGCGCAAATATAGGTGCAAAACTTCAAATAGACCAAGCTACAGCAGACCTAAAAATAGCAGAAGCAAGAGCAGAAGAAAGAAGAGCTATGGCAGTAGCATTAGAACAAGAAATGATTGCAAAAGCACAAGAAGCAAGAGCAAAAGTTATAGAAGCAGAATCCGAAGTCCCTTTAGCAATAGCAGAATCTTTTAGATCAGGAAACTTAGGAATTATGGACTACTATAGAATGGAAAACATGAAGTCCGATACTGCAATGCGAGATTCTATATCTGGCAAAACTAATAAAGTAGATAAAAAGAAAGAATAA
- a CDS encoding DUF349 domain-containing protein: protein MKHKYGYTKDGKVFRHAFLHHEEIQIGIVKTTEEEAIQYFTKKYDVLSEKINIIEKKISEATNKGSYLLQLIHIKESIQKYKGLGDFIRVYEKIELLEKYLKEIISINKEKNKEAKEALIQELSTLIDHQNDIKHIQKNLKDIRERWIKKGDTFPYINAEYDRRFLSLLKAYYTQKKEYNATLSRTFYENKKKYKEIIEQIKHIQKKGKNKETIEQVKTFQRNWKTIGKVSIKDKQHLQKELQKVTDFFFIKDTQKQKNSTPNKTPSIHINKNIISNDLNRFDTKDNTDRIATKKTYFVNKKTISFPKIKEKLE, encoded by the coding sequence ATGAAACACAAATACGGATATACCAAAGATGGAAAAGTATTTAGACATGCGTTTCTGCACCACGAAGAAATTCAAATAGGGATAGTAAAAACAACAGAAGAAGAAGCAATACAATACTTCACAAAAAAGTACGATGTTTTATCTGAAAAAATAAATATAATAGAAAAAAAAATATCAGAAGCTACTAATAAAGGATCCTATCTCCTACAGCTAATACATATAAAAGAATCTATCCAAAAATATAAAGGATTGGGTGATTTTATCAGAGTGTACGAAAAAATAGAACTATTAGAAAAATATTTAAAAGAAATTATCTCTATAAATAAAGAAAAAAATAAAGAAGCAAAAGAAGCACTTATTCAAGAATTATCAACACTCATAGACCATCAAAATGATATAAAACACATTCAGAAGAACCTAAAAGATATCCGCGAAAGATGGATAAAAAAAGGAGATACCTTTCCATATATCAATGCAGAATATGATAGAAGGTTTCTCTCTCTTCTAAAAGCATATTACACACAAAAAAAAGAATACAATGCAACATTATCAAGAACATTTTATGAAAACAAAAAAAAATATAAAGAAATAATAGAACAAATAAAACATATTCAAAAGAAGGGAAAAAATAAAGAAACCATAGAGCAAGTAAAAACATTTCAACGGAATTGGAAAACGATAGGGAAAGTATCTATAAAAGATAAACAACATCTTCAAAAAGAACTCCAAAAAGTAACAGATTTTTTCTTTATAAAAGATACCCAAAAACAAAAAAATTCTACTCCAAATAAAACCCCATCTATACATATAAATAAAAATATTATTTCCAACGACCTCAACCGATTTGATACAAAAGATAACACCGACAGGATTGCAACCAAAAAAACTTATTTTGTAAATAAAAAAACGATATCTTTTCCTAAAATAAAAGAAAAATTAGAATAA
- a CDS encoding TIGR00266 family protein produces the protein MRKSHEIDYKIYGEGIQIVEIELDPQETVIAEAGTMLFMEDGIQFETKMGDGSNADQGFLGKLLSAGARLLTGESLFITHFTHRGYGKKKVAFSAPYPGTIISFDLSQQLNHEIIVQKDGFLCAALGTKLSMVFNKKIGSGLVGGEGFILQKLSGDGMAFVHAGGTVIEKKLNNEVLRIDTGCVVAFESSIDFDVQVAGGLQSMLFGGEGLFLATLKGTGKVWLQSIPIRKLIQALSPYGRNTGKE, from the coding sequence ATGAGAAAATCACATGAAATAGACTACAAAATATATGGAGAAGGTATTCAGATTGTAGAGATAGAACTGGACCCTCAGGAGACAGTAATAGCAGAAGCAGGTACTATGCTTTTTATGGAAGATGGTATCCAATTCGAAACAAAAATGGGAGATGGCTCTAATGCAGACCAAGGATTTTTAGGAAAACTATTATCCGCAGGGGCAAGGCTTTTAACAGGAGAATCACTCTTCATCACCCATTTTACGCATAGAGGATATGGGAAAAAAAAAGTTGCTTTTTCAGCCCCTTATCCAGGTACCATAATTTCATTTGACCTGTCCCAACAGTTAAACCATGAAATAATTGTTCAAAAAGACGGTTTTCTTTGCGCCGCTTTAGGAACTAAACTATCCATGGTATTTAATAAAAAAATTGGTTCAGGATTAGTAGGTGGAGAAGGATTCATCCTTCAAAAACTATCAGGAGATGGAATGGCTTTCGTTCACGCAGGAGGAACAGTTATAGAAAAAAAACTAAATAACGAAGTACTAAGAATAGACACAGGTTGTGTAGTAGCTTTTGAAAGCTCTATTGATTTTGATGTTCAAGTAGCTGGCGGCCTCCAATCCATGCTTTTTGGAGGAGAAGGTCTCTTCTTAGCTACCTTGAAAGGCACCGGAAAAGTATGGTTACAATCAATCCCTATAAGAAAACTCATACAAGCACTTTCACCATACGGAAGAAATACAGGAAAAGAATAA
- a CDS encoding DUF1684 domain-containing protein, with protein MRLVIPLLLVLLWYGCNNKEEEKKRKKDFELQHLDWKTKRYEDLRKEFGYLSIAGFYWLKEGANSFGSDSSNDIVFPPSFPKHLGTFFVTGKSVSMVHTKNIIIEDKNKQPLPEVSDVFLDTEDASTLMKQGDMYWKVISRNQKLAIRLWDMKNPLIDSLKPFPTFPTNTNWKIKAKLQKDNHPQKINIQTVLGYSDEQDCPGIFVFQKDGKNYNLTPYMDGDIFFIVFSDSTSGISTYGGGRFLHAEKIKEDEFWIDFNRAYNPPCSFSSYTTCPMPPKENILKLKVEAGEQYFVNEHTTIQ; from the coding sequence ATGCGATTAGTTATACCATTACTACTAGTACTATTATGGTACGGATGTAATAACAAAGAAGAAGAAAAAAAAAGAAAAAAAGATTTTGAATTACAACACCTTGATTGGAAAACAAAAAGATATGAAGATCTCCGAAAAGAATTCGGATATTTAAGTATCGCAGGATTTTATTGGTTAAAAGAAGGAGCAAATTCATTTGGAAGCGATTCTTCAAACGACATTGTCTTCCCACCAAGTTTTCCGAAGCATTTAGGCACATTTTTCGTAACCGGAAAAAGTGTATCCATGGTTCATACTAAAAATATAATTATAGAAGATAAAAATAAACAACCCTTACCAGAAGTATCAGATGTTTTTTTAGATACAGAAGATGCATCCACACTTATGAAACAAGGAGATATGTATTGGAAAGTAATATCAAGAAATCAAAAACTAGCAATACGTCTTTGGGATATGAAAAATCCACTTATAGATTCTTTGAAACCATTTCCTACTTTTCCTACCAATACCAATTGGAAAATAAAAGCGAAACTCCAAAAAGATAATCATCCTCAGAAAATAAATATTCAAACCGTTTTAGGATATTCTGATGAGCAGGATTGTCCGGGTATTTTTGTTTTTCAAAAAGACGGAAAAAACTATAACCTTACACCTTATATGGACGGAGATATCTTTTTTATTGTATTTTCAGATAGCACTTCTGGCATAAGTACTTACGGTGGAGGAAGATTTTTACATGCAGAAAAAATAAAAGAAGATGAATTTTGGATAGATTTCAACAGAGCATATAACCCACCTTGCTCCTTTTCATCATATACAACATGCCCAATGCCACCAAAAGAAAATATTTTAAAATTAAAAGTAGAAGCAGGGGAACAATATTTTGTAAATGAACACACAACAATACAATAA